A stretch of the Microcebus murinus isolate Inina chromosome 6, M.murinus_Inina_mat1.0, whole genome shotgun sequence genome encodes the following:
- the GNPNAT1 gene encoding glucosamine 6-phosphate N-acetyltransferase, with amino-acid sequence MKPDETPMFDPSLLKEVDWSQNTATFSPAISPTHPGEGLVLRPLCTADLNRGFFKVLGQLTETGVVNPEQFMKSFEHMKKSGDYYVTVVEDVTLGQIVATATLIIEHKFIHSCAKRGRVEDVVVSDECRGKQLGKLLLSTLTLLSKKLNCYKITLECLPQNVGFYKKFGYTVSEENYMCRRFLK; translated from the exons ATGAAACCTGATGAAACTCCTATGTTTGACCCAAGTCTACTCAAAGAAGTGGATTGGAGTCAGAATACAGCTACATTTTCTCCAGCCATTTCCCCAACCCATCCTGGAGAAGGCTTGGTTTTGAGGCCTCTTTGTACTGCTGACTTAAATAGAG GTTTTTTTAAGGTACTGGGTCAGCTGACAGAGACTGGAGTTGTCAACCCTGAACAGTTTATGA AATCTTTTGAGCATATGAAGAAATCTGGGGATTATTATGTTACAGTTGTAGAAGATGTGACTCTAGGACAGATTGTTGCTACCGCAACTCTGATAATAGAACATAAATTTATCCATTCCTGTGCTAAG agaGGAAGAGTAGAAGATGTTGTCGTTAGTGATGAATGCAGAGGAAAGCAGCTTGGCAAATT GTTATTATCAACCCTTACTTTGCTAAGCAAGAAACTGAACTGTTATAAGATTACTCTTGAATGTCTACCACAAAATGTTGGTTTCTATAAAAAGTTTGGATATACAGTATCTGAAGAAAACTACATGTGTCGAAGGtttctaaagtaa